The Shewanella sp. MTB7 genome includes a window with the following:
- a CDS encoding serine/threonine protein kinase, whose product MNQENRGAAFHYQALTPDLILDAIESLGIYPETGLLALNSYENRVYQFRSDDGVRYVVKFYRPERWSNEQIQEEHDFSQSLFDEEIPVATPIIINGRSLHEYKGFRFALFPSIGGRSFEVDNLEQLESTGRFIGRIHQFSQQGKFKHRDLVNPQVLGDESLLWLKESGHVPSSLVLPYFTIVEQVLDKSKEIWARQNPKQIRLHGDLHPGNILWTPDGPGFVDLDDARTGPAIQDLWMMITGDRPQKLLQLEILLEAYEEFCEFDTKELTLIEPLRAMRMLHYNAWLSRRWEDPAFPMNFPWYGEEKYWEQQILSFKEQLAVLDEPALSLIPGY is encoded by the coding sequence ATGAACCAAGAAAATCGAGGTGCGGCGTTTCATTATCAGGCATTAACGCCTGATCTTATTCTGGATGCCATTGAAAGTCTGGGGATCTACCCAGAAACGGGTCTGTTAGCACTCAATAGTTATGAGAATCGAGTTTATCAATTTCGCAGTGATGATGGCGTTCGTTATGTGGTGAAATTCTATCGCCCAGAGCGTTGGAGTAATGAACAGATCCAAGAAGAACATGATTTTTCTCAATCCCTTTTTGATGAAGAGATCCCTGTGGCAACGCCAATAATCATCAATGGCCGTTCACTGCATGAGTATAAAGGCTTTAGGTTCGCTCTGTTTCCATCTATTGGTGGCCGATCGTTTGAAGTGGATAACTTAGAACAGCTGGAATCGACTGGACGTTTTATTGGTCGTATTCATCAGTTTTCACAGCAGGGGAAGTTTAAACATCGTGACTTAGTGAATCCACAGGTGTTAGGGGACGAGTCGCTGCTTTGGCTGAAGGAGTCCGGTCATGTACCCTCTTCGTTAGTTTTACCTTATTTTACGATTGTCGAACAAGTGTTAGATAAATCAAAAGAGATCTGGGCTAGACAGAATCCTAAACAGATACGTTTACATGGCGATCTTCACCCAGGGAACATCTTGTGGACACCCGATGGACCCGGTTTTGTCGATTTAGATGATGCGCGTACCGGGCCTGCGATTCAAGACCTTTGGATGATGATCACAGGTGATAGGCCACAGAAATTACTCCAGTTAGAAATCTTGCTTGAAGCTTATGAGGAGTTCTGCGAGTTTGATACTAAAGAGTTAACCTTGATTGAGCCGTTAAGAGCTATGCGCATGTTGCATTACAATGCCTGGTTAAGTCGCCGTTGGGAAGACCCCGCTTTTCCTATGAACTTTCCCTGGTACGGCGAAGAGAAATACTGGGAGCAGCAGATTCTCTCATTTAAGGAGCAACTAGCGGTACTGGACGAGCCAGCGCTGAGCCTTATTCCAGGGTATTAA
- a CDS encoding thiol:disulfide interchange protein DsbA/DsbL, whose amino-acid sequence MKKALLIALALLMAPMAAVAVDYKEGVHYTVINDGPATAKPEITEFFSFYCGHCFNFSKVQVPQIKANLPEGVVFKQNHVEFIGREMGTEMSRAFAVAHQLKVDEKIEKAIFSAIHEKKQHFTNRDDVRNIFIDNGVDGKDFDAAANSFMVSAQMSQMKRATENAQISGVPALVVNGKYRVETGAIKSYDELLDIAYYLTSKK is encoded by the coding sequence ATGAAAAAAGCATTACTGATTGCTCTAGCCCTATTAATGGCGCCGATGGCAGCAGTCGCTGTCGATTACAAAGAGGGCGTGCATTACACTGTGATCAATGACGGTCCCGCAACGGCTAAACCTGAAATTACAGAGTTTTTCTCGTTTTATTGTGGTCACTGCTTTAACTTCTCTAAAGTACAAGTTCCTCAAATAAAAGCGAATTTACCAGAAGGTGTGGTGTTTAAACAGAATCATGTTGAGTTTATAGGTCGAGAGATGGGGACTGAAATGTCACGTGCTTTTGCTGTCGCTCACCAGCTGAAAGTTGATGAGAAGATTGAAAAAGCGATTTTTAGTGCAATTCATGAGAAGAAACAGCATTTCACTAATCGTGATGATGTTCGTAATATATTTATTGATAATGGCGTCGATGGTAAAGATTTCGATGCTGCAGCGAATTCATTTATGGTGAGTGCTCAAATGTCACAGATGAAGCGTGCGACTGAAAATGCACAAATTTCAGGTGTGCCAGCACTTGTAGTTAACGGTAAGTACCGTGTAGAAACTGGGGCTATTAAGTCTTATGACGAACTACTTGATATCGCTTATTACTTAACAAGTAAAAAGTAA
- a CDS encoding DUF3630 family protein translates to MKLASVQLDPMSKSLSIQAHIDFDDFALFAESLATAIDAKILARQWGADRHQWLLEFEDTLLQLNYEFYGDICWLSVDRNDEFEVLEFLASLLELQK, encoded by the coding sequence ATGAAGTTAGCATCAGTACAACTTGATCCTATGTCGAAGAGTTTGTCGATTCAGGCCCACATCGACTTTGACGATTTTGCGCTTTTTGCTGAGTCGTTAGCTACCGCTATTGATGCCAAAATCTTAGCGCGTCAATGGGGAGCTGATCGGCACCAGTGGTTACTGGAGTTTGAAGATACCTTGCTGCAGCTTAACTATGAGTTTTATGGTGACATCTGCTGGTTATCGGTGGATCGGAATGATGAATTTGAAGTGCTAGAGTTTCTTGCTAGCCTGTTGGAGCTACAAAAATGA
- a CDS encoding cell division protein ZapB, with the protein MSLELLSKLETKIQAALETIELLKMELEEEKQKSTSLTEQNQQLSQDLNSWNEKVTGLVGLLNDEVN; encoded by the coding sequence ATGAGCCTTGAACTACTGTCCAAACTGGAGACTAAAATCCAGGCAGCACTTGAAACTATCGAGCTACTAAAAATGGAGCTTGAAGAAGAGAAACAAAAGAGCACCAGCCTGACTGAGCAAAACCAGCAATTAAGTCAAGATCTCAACTCTTGGAATGAAAAAGTGACCGGACTCGTTGGCTTGCTCAATGATGAAGTGAACTAA
- a CDS encoding DUF1107 domain-containing protein has protein sequence MRVFPVYAPKLIVKHARIFLSGVIWVKDLGRLEFDKGRFLLPRKSLPEVKLVVLELNELIETQSSEAKIA, from the coding sequence GTGAGAGTTTTTCCTGTCTATGCACCTAAGCTTATTGTCAAGCATGCACGTATATTCTTATCTGGAGTGATCTGGGTTAAAGATTTGGGGCGATTAGAGTTTGATAAAGGGAGGTTTTTATTGCCAAGAAAAAGCTTACCAGAGGTAAAGCTGGTGGTACTTGAGTTAAATGAATTGATTGAGACTCAAAGTAGCGAAGCGAAGATAGCGTAA